Within Terriglobia bacterium, the genomic segment GGCTGGAAGGACATCTGGCAACTGAGAGCAATCCTAGGAAGAGGAGAAACAGAAAAAGCTGCGACTAAGCAGGAGGTCGCGTAACATGATCCCGAGCGCCGCTCTTCAACCTCCAACTAAAAGCGGGACACTCTCCGGAATGCCCCTCGAGCGCAAAGACATGGCAGGCATGGAGTTACGCCGCCGAATACAACCCATTTGGAATCAACGAACTGCATGGGCAACCTTGCTCCGAACGACCCTAATCTCACTGTAGGTGACTGTTTATTGCCAAAAGGGGATGAGGACTTTCATCCTCGTGCGGTCGAAAAACCTAGCCTATTCATCCACGCTTTCCGCAGCCACTACAGAGTGTCTGGGTAAGCGAAGGATGCTGAGGCAGCAGGAGGGTCCATGCGGCTTAAATTGATTCGTTCGTTGATGCTCGTACTTGCGATGCTATCCGCGTCGGCCGTTTCGTCTGCGCAAGTCTTCTTGTCTGTCTCCATCGCTCCACCCCCACTTCCGGTTTACGAGCAGCCCCTTTGTCCGGGCGAGGATTACATCTGGGTGCCCGGGTACTGGGCTTGGAGCCCAGTGGGATTCTACTGGGTACCCGGCACCTGGGCGCTGTCCCCCGAACCTGACCTGCTGTGGACGCCCGGTTACTGGGCTTTTGAGAGCGCGGCTTACTACTGGCATCCCGGGTACTGGGGTCCTGTGATCGGCTACTACGGTGGCATCGATTACGGTTTCGGGTATCCTGGGACGGGCTACTATGGCGGTTATTGGAGAGACCGACATTTCTTCTACAATCAGACCGTCAACAACGTAGACGTTGCCCGGATACATTATGTTTACCGGGCACCCGTCGTCGGAAACGTTACCGTCGTGAATCGCGTCAGCTACAACGGCGGTTCCGGCGGTACAAGGGCGCGTCCGACCGCAGAGCAGTTAGCCTTGGCTCGCGAGCGGCATGTGGCACCAACCTCCGCACAGGTGCAGCATGAACACGCCGCCAGTACCAACCGCAGCTTGTTGGCGGCAGAGAATCACGGGCGGCCACCAATTGCTGCCACGGAGAAGCCTGCCGAAATCAGCGGGCACGGTGTGGTAGCGGCAAGGCCGGGTAGAGCTCCGCTCGAGGCTCCCGAGAATCGCGCAGTTCCAGCCGGGCCGAGCACCCCTGCTCGCCACCCCGAGAATAGACCGGAGCTCAGAGCTTCTCGCCCGAGGACCGAGGAGCGCACGCCTCCAGCACCACGCGCCGAGACGCCGCGGCAGCCGCGAGTCTTCGAGAGGGAGAACGCGCCTCGCACCGAAAGGATTCCTCACGCGGAGAGCGCGCCTCGCACGGAAAGGGTCCCTCACACGGAACGGCAGCCTCATCCCGAGAGCGCGCCTCGCACCGAAAGGGTCCCTCACACGGAGCGACAGGCTCGTCCAGAGAGCGCGCCTCATCGGGAGAACAAACCGCCCTCCGCGGGCAACAGCGCTCATGCCCAACACGGCCCTCCACGCTCTGGCAAGGAGGAACCGCGCCGCTAGCAGCGAATCCAATCCAATGACTCAACTAGCGGCTCGGAAGAGCTTGCTGGAGGCCGGTAAATTGCGGCCTCCAGGACGGGAGGACTCGAAATTCTTACCGTAACCCGAACATTTTTCCCACTCCGTGGAGGCAAGGGCTTGGCGGGGGTCCTCTCAATACAGGGACTTACGAAATCTGGCAAGCGCATTGCAAATTCCACTGGGGAAGGAGGTAGCGATGAAAGCACTCCGAACAATACATCCATTACGGTGGGCACTGCTTCTGGTCCCCACTCTGTTCCTGGCCCTCGCTGTGTACGCGAATAACGATGTCATGGGAGAGATTCAGTTTGAAGGAAAGTCCCAGATCGCAAAGACATCCGGTGTCTGGGTCGACGGACAGTACGTGGGCTTTTTGAAGGAACTCAAGGGATCGAAGAGGGTTCTGCTACTGCCTGGCGACCACGACATTGTCGTGCGCCAGGACGGCTACAAGGACTTCACAGAACATCTTCTGGTCCAGCCTGGGCAGAAGCAAGTCGTTTTCGTCAGAATGATGAGGGCGCCCACAGCACCGATGCCAGATGTAACGGCCGAAGTGAAGATCGACGTCAACCCATCGAGGGCGGCGGTTTTCATGGACGGCCTTTTCGTAGGCCATGTGGGTGAGTTCAAGGGCCCGGGTCGAGGGATGCTGATTGCGCCAGGAACACATCAGATCAGGATTGCTCTTCCCGGCTACCAGACGTTTGAGACGGATATCAATCCGCTGGCTAATCAGAAAGTTCAAATCAAGACCGAGTTAGTTAGGAATGGCGCTCCCCTGGCAGAGCCCCTGATTGACACGGGATCATAAGATGGAAACAGCGGGCCAGCTCACTGTGGCTGGCCCAGTTTCATTTTCCGCGGCCGGACAAGGCAAGGCAAACCAACCGGATCGAAATCCTCACCTTCCCGGATTACAGGGGCGCACGAGCGCGGCACGGCCGAAATAAGGGCTGACATGCGACCCATGACATACGGAATCTGCATCTTAAACATCAGGCGGACAGGGAATTTGGCCCATCAGGATTGTCGTCGATCACCTCGCGCAAACGAAGAAGCTGCCGGGGTGATAAGAAAGGAGCTCTCATGTTCTGGCTGATATGGGTGATTATCGTGGGCCTCGTTGCCGGCTGGGCTACCGGCAAGATCATGAAGGGTTCTGGATATGGACCGCTCATGGACATCGTACTTGGCATGGTGGGTGGCGTGGTCGGTGGTTGGATCATGAGGATGCTGGGCTTTTATACGAGCGGGGGGCTCATCCCCAGCATCGTGATCGCGATACTGGGAGCGGTTGTTCTGGTTTCCATTGTACGGATGCTTAAGAAGGCCTGAGTTGCTCAGACTGCTTCAGCTCCACCGCACAGAAAAAAATTGTGGCTCTAGATTCGTTAAGCCAAGAATGCATTGAAATGCGCGACGGGCCCAGCAAGGCCAGGAGGCTATGGCCGACAATTCTACCAGGCTTCCGCTTTCCCGGCGCTCTGGAACGCTGATCACCATCCGCCTCGTTTGTCCTCACAGGAAGGACCTCGTGACAGGACTGCTCGCGGGCGTGGGTGCAACTTGGCGATGTGAGCGAGCGGGCGCGAAACTGAGGGACGCAGGTACGAAAGGCGCTAGGGCTGCGGTTCGGGGGCGTCCTTCCCGGAGCGCAGACTTCGGAATGCGGCGCTAGTCTTGAATCGCTCGGGAAAGTTTTTTTCGTAGGACGACAGCCGGGGGCAAATCGTGCGGTGGAACCAATCCACACCGTATGCCTCCATTTCCTTCCGTGCTTGTTCCGCAGTCCAACCCTGTTCGGCCATCCGGTACGCTGCTACATCCATTCCCGTGCGGTCGTCGCCGACACGGCAGTGGACGAAAACCTTTTTGCCGGGGTTTACGCGGAGCAAGGTAAGGAATTGCGCGAAATGTTCATCGCGCGGACTGAAACATTGCCAATGGAGTGAGACATAGCGCATCCCGAGCCCGGTGACGAGGCGGCGCTCGCTCTCGCGCGAACCGCGCAGATCCACCACAATGTTGATGCCCATCCCGGCCAGGTTGCTAAAGCCTTCTTTGGTCGGCTGCCCACCCCGATACAGCGTGGGGGTCACTTCGCCGAAGCGCGGGACGCCGGGGAGCGTCAACCTGCGCGCCATGGCATGGTTCGCCGCCGACGGGGCAGAGGGGACCTCGGGCTGCTGCTGCTCCTGCGCGGCCAGGGACATTGTCCCCGCCAGCAGTGCAACAGCGGAAACGAGTCTGAATGCCTTCTTGAGTGCGGTGTAGTCGTGCGGGGCATTCTCGAGCAGACCTGTCAGCGGTCTTGCCTGCACTTTCATCGGCGCCTCCAATTCCGCATCGTACAACCGAACTGCATTCCACGCGAAACTTCCTGCCATGCGACCTTCAGGGCCTTGCCGTTTTGCGGGTTCTTGAGTCAAGCTGCTAAACTAAAAAATCGATGCCGGGGACGCCTCGAACCAAGATCATCTTGTCCGGTGTGCTTATCCTGTTTCTCGCCTTCCCGACCTCCGGCGATGCTTACTCCGTGCTTACTCACGAGGCCATCGTTGACGCGGTCTGGGCTACGCACATCCGGCCGCTGCTGCAGAAGCGCTTCCCCAACGCCACCCAAGACGAACTGCGCCAGGCCCATGCCTATGCTTACGGCGGCGCCATCATCCAAGACCTGGGCTACTATCCGCACGGCAACAGGTTCTTCAGCAACCTGACGCACTACATCCGCAGCGGTGATTTCATTGAGGCCCTGCTGCGCGATTCGCGGGACATCAACGAGTACGCCTTTGCCATCGGGTCAATGTCGCACTGGGTCGCCGACAACGATGGCCACCGTCTGGCGGTCAATCGGGCGGTCCCTCTGCTCTATCCCGAGCTGAAGAAGAAATACGGCGACGTGGTGACCTTCGAAGACAGCCCGCTCGCGCACGTGAAGACGGAGTTCGGCTTCGATGTCCTCGAAGTGGCGAGAGGACGCTTCGCCCCCGACGCCTACCATGATTTCATCGGATTCGAGGTGGCGCAGCCTCTCCTGGACAGAGCGTTCGAGGAAACGTACGGAGTAAAGCTGAGCATGGTTCTGCAGGACGAAACCACGACCATCGGCTCATATCGTCACGCCGTCA encodes:
- a CDS encoding PEGA domain-containing protein; translated protein: MKALRTIHPLRWALLLVPTLFLALAVYANNDVMGEIQFEGKSQIAKTSGVWVDGQYVGFLKELKGSKRVLLLPGDHDIVVRQDGYKDFTEHLLVQPGQKQVVFVRMMRAPTAPMPDVTAEVKIDVNPSRAAVFMDGLFVGHVGEFKGPGRGMLIAPGTHQIRIALPGYQTFETDINPLANQKVQIKTELVRNGAPLAEPLIDTGS
- a CDS encoding GlsB/YeaQ/YmgE family stress response membrane protein, which translates into the protein MIWVIIVGLVAGWATGKIMKGSGYGPLMDIVLGMVGGVVGGWIMRMLGFYTSGGLIPSIVIAILGAVVLVSIVRMLKKA
- a CDS encoding tyrosine-protein phosphatase, whose translation is MAGSFAWNAVRLYDAELEAPMKVQARPLTGLLENAPHDYTALKKAFRLVSAVALLAGTMSLAAQEQQQPEVPSAPSAANHAMARRLTLPGVPRFGEVTPTLYRGGQPTKEGFSNLAGMGINIVVDLRGSRESERRLVTGLGMRYVSLHWQCFSPRDEHFAQFLTLLRVNPGKKVFVHCRVGDDRTGMDVAAYRMAEQGWTAEQARKEMEAYGVDWFHRTICPRLSSYEKNFPERFKTSAAFRSLRSGKDAPEPQP
- a CDS encoding zinc dependent phospholipase C family protein, translated to MPGTPRTKIILSGVLILFLAFPTSGDAYSVLTHEAIVDAVWATHIRPLLQKRFPNATQDELRQAHAYAYGGAIIQDLGYYPHGNRFFSNLTHYIRSGDFIEALLRDSRDINEYAFAIGSMSHWVADNDGHRLAVNRAVPLLYPELKKKYGDVVTFEDSPLAHVKTEFGFDVLEVARGRFAPDAYHDFIGFEVAQPLLDRAFEETYGVKLSMVLQDETTTIGSYRHAVSNVIPKATKVAWEVKKDDIQKDLPGITRGRFLYNLSRASYEKSWGRNYRKPNVGEKVLAFFFRLIPKIGPLRILTFRTPTPETEKMFEASFNATLDRYRSLLTDLGAGRVTLPNDNFDVGARTAPGEYRLNDDTYAELLHHLAEQNFSGLTPELRAEIERFYADPASPNATRRTPRRWSRVLRELLQLESAALRSPNGSSAGATR